CGGGGTTCATCTGCTCCTCGTCCTGAGCTTGCTGGACCTGTTGCTCGCGCTGCTCCTGTTGCTGTTGCTGCTGTTCCTGCTGCTGCTGCTCCTGCTGTTGCTGTTCCTGCTGCTGCTGTTCCTGCTGCTGCTGTTGGTTCTGCTGCTGGTTCTGCTGATCTTCCTGATCCTGGTTCTGCTGCTGGTCCTGCTGCTGTTGCTGTTGCTGCTGCTGCAGCTCGCGCAGGACGCGCTCGTAGTTGTGCCGGGCGTCCATGTCGTCCGGGTCGAGGAGCATTGCGGCCATGTAGGTCTGCAGGGCGGGTTCGAGCTGCCCGCTGGTCGCCAGCGCGTTGCCGAGGTCGTAGAGCACGCCGGCCTTGGCCGCGGGGGTCGGCGCGAAGCGCAGGGCCTGCTGCGAGGCGGCCAGACCTTCCTCGAGCTGGCCCGAGCGGGCGAGCGCGCCGGCGAGGTTCTGCTGCAGGACGGCGTTCTCCGGCCGCTTGAGGGCCTGCTCGCGGTAGGCCTTCGCCGCCTCGTCGAACTTGCCGTCCGCGAGCAGGGCGTTGCCGCGCGCGTTGGCGCGCGCGACCGCGACGGGAACGCGCGGTGGCTTGCTCGGCGGCGCCGGGTCCTTGGCGAGCGCCCGTGCGGCGCCGAGCCCGGCGACGAGACACAGCGCGACTAGAAGCGGCCGGACCATGCCGTCTCCTCCTTGCGACCCTCGGCGAGGGCGAACTCGAGCGCCAGGAGCAGCAGGGCGAAGCCGACGAAGAGCGGGTAGCGCTCGATCGGCTTGCGCGCCTGGCGTCCGGTCATCTCGCGCGTCTCCATCTGGCTGATGGTCTGCTGCAGGTGGTCCAGCTCGAGGTTGCCGCCGCTGGACTCATAGTAGGCGCCACCGGTCGCGGCGGCCACCTTTTGCAGCGCATTGCGGTCGAGGCGGCTGAAGACGGGCCGGCCCTGCCGATCGCGCAGGTTCTCCTGGAGGGCGCCCGAGTCCGGATCGCGCAGCCCCACGGTCGAGCCCTCGGGGGTGCCGATGCCGATCGTGAAGATGACGACGCCCTCCTTGGCCGCCTCCTTGGCGGCGGCCAGGGCGTCGCCCTCGTGGCCTTCGCCGTCGGTGATCAAGACGAGCACCTTGAAGCGTCTTTCGCTGCTGCCGAAGGCCGCTGCGCCGCGGCGAATGGCCTTCTCCAGGTTCGTCCCCGGCACGGGCACGGCATTCACGCCCACGCCGTCGAGGAAGAGGGTTGCCGCCGAGGCATCGAGCGTGAGCGGACAGCTCGTGATGCTCTCGCCGGCGAAGGTGACCAGACCCAGTCGATTGCCCCGCAGCAGGCGGAAGAGGTCCTCGACCTCGCGCTTGGCCGCGCCGATGCGGTTGGGCCGCAGGTCCTCGGCGAGCATGCTCTTGCTCGTGTCGAGGGCGACGACCACGTCGAGGCCACGGCGCTTGACCTCCTGCAGGTTCGAGCCGATCTGCGGGCGCCCGATCGCGAAGAGCACGAATCCGAAGCCGGCGAGGAAGAGAAGGAGCTTCCAGCGCAGCCGGGCCGGGGCGAAGCCCGGCACGAGCCGGGCGAGCAGCGCGGCGTCGACCAGACGGCCGCGGGCGCGGGCGCGAGCCCGACCGCCGAAGAGAGCGACCAGCAAGGCCAGCGGCAGCAGCCAGAGGAGAAAGAGCAGGCGCGGTTCGCCGAAGCTCATGCTCATGGCGAAGAGAGCGCCCGCACCGGCCGTCATGGCGACCTCCGCAGCCAGAGCTGGGCGAGAAGGAACTCCAGCAGCAGCAGCGCCGCCGCCGGCAGCAGGAAGGGCAGACCGGCTTCGTGGTAGTCCACCCGTTCGATGCTCTGCACCTCGCTGCGCTCGAGCTTGTCGATCTCCGCGTAGATGCGCGCCAGCGCCTCGTTGCTGGTGGCACGGAAATAGCGGCCACCGGTCAGCTCGGCGATCTGGCGCAGGACCGTTTCGTCGAGGTTGGACATCACGTACTGGTAGCGCTTGCCGAAGAGCATATCGTCGACCGGATAGGGCACCTGGCCGTCCTTGCCCACGCCGATCGTGTAGACCTTGATGCTCATGGCCGCTGCCGCGCGCGCCGCGGTGAGCGGGTCGACGCTGCCGGCGTTGTTGTCGCCGTCGGTGAGCAGGACGATGACCTTGCTCTTCGCCTGCGACTCGCGCAGCCGGTTGGTCGCCGTCGCCAGCGCGGTGCC
This region of bacterium genomic DNA includes:
- a CDS encoding VWA domain-containing protein, with amino-acid sequence MTAGAGALFAMSMSFGEPRLLFLLWLLPLALLVALFGGRARARARGRLVDAALLARLVPGFAPARLRWKLLLFLAGFGFVLFAIGRPQIGSNLQEVKRRGLDVVVALDTSKSMLAEDLRPNRIGAAKREVEDLFRLLRGNRLGLVTFAGESITSCPLTLDASAATLFLDGVGVNAVPVPGTNLEKAIRRGAAAFGSSERRFKVLVLITDGEGHEGDALAAAKEAAKEGVVIFTIGIGTPEGSTVGLRDPDSGALQENLRDRQGRPVFSRLDRNALQKVAAATGGAYYESSGGNLELDHLQQTISQMETREMTGRQARKPIERYPLFVGFALLLLALEFALAEGRKEETAWSGRF